Part of the Terrisporobacter glycolicus ATCC 14880 = DSM 1288 genome is shown below.
GCCATTGGTCCAGATAGTACACCAGATACTATTTTATCAATATCGTTTTCTTTGTCTGCTTCAATGTGAGCTATATAGGAACTCATAAAATCTGTAACGTTATTTACTTTATTCATTTCTTCTTTTGTTATGGAAATGAATTTATTTAATATTCTCTCTGCAACTTCGTCTTTCATAAATCCATCAACAAAGAATAGGTAGGCTTTTCTACCTCCAATGTTTATTTCTCTTGAAACTAAATCAAAACTTTTTTTGACTTTAAGTTTGGATAAGATATTAGTATAGTTTTGGTTTACATTTTTAGTTAGTTTAATATTAATCACCTCAATCCTTAATATATTTATTTTCTACTATTTATTAAAATATATGATTGAAATTTTATTAGTTGCAAAATATGCTATAATACACCATTTTTGGGGTTTAAATATGAAAAATGAAAAAGCACCTATCTGACTAAAGATAGCGTGCTTTATTTTTATTTTAATTCTATTTTTAAATCCTGCATATATTACTCACACCCATATTTTGTAATATATCTACTTTATAGTCTTTTATAGTCCCTTTAATAACATGATAACTTACCTCGTTGTTACAATGTTGGTAAAAGGCCTTGTTCATAAGTTTCGCCTCATTTATATTTTATCAATAATGTTTTTCATTTTTGTTAAAGCTCATATCTATCTCAAAGTTTACTGCTATATTCCAGGGTAAATTATATTTAACTTCTCTATGATCTCTAAACTTAATTTTTAAGTTTTTAAGAAACGTATAACGTCGTTGGTGACAGTATGGGAGCGATTTTTGATATCGTGTACCCCTGCTAATATTACTGATTTGAATGCTAAATATATCAAATGTGTTTATTTCTGTTTTTATAAACAATTTCTATATTCATAATATTGATATTTCAGCTTTAGAATATGGTCTTTGTACTAAACATAACTGTGGATTATTTGAAGAGTGGTTAATGGTAAGATAAAAAAAAGGGTCGCCTTTCCCATGATTAATTAAGTCATAGAATAGGCAACTTTATTTACTTTTATTTAACATCAATTAGTTTAAATCCTAAATCTTCTACAATATTTTTTATATCATTAATATGTACATCTTGATTCATATTAACAAGTGCATATCCTTCCTCTATGCTTATATCTAAAACTTCTACACCATCAATATCTTCTGTAAGTGCTTCTTTTAGATTTTGTTTACAATGTTTACATTTCATACCTTCAATTAAAAGCTTTTTGCTCATTTTTTATTCCTCCTACATATTTATTTTGTACCTTAATTATATTTTTTAAATATGTAGAAATTATGAATTTATAGTTGTACCTCATCATATCTTTGCAAAATACGCCTTAACATAAGTTCTCCAACTAAAACGGCATCTTCTATTGTAAGATAATTGTCTGAGCTTTTATCCACTAACATTTTCCCAACCGCTTCAAATTCCTCATCTGCAAACCACACATTTAAAGTTACTGGATAGTATGGAAAAAGATAAAACACAACGCATAAGTCAAATTTAGACTTTACAACTTCTCCACCTAATGATTTACACACCTTTATAACTTCTTCTGGTTTCTTATTAGCTAAAAAACGACTTAGTTCTATCTCCACAGTTTTGTCAAATCTAACTCCCCTTATTAGTCCATCTTTCAATTCACCAAAATGAACTGCCTTAAAAGATAGAGGTGT
Proteins encoded:
- a CDS encoding heavy-metal-associated domain-containing protein, whose amino-acid sequence is MSKKLLIEGMKCKHCKQNLKEALTEDIDGVEVLDISIEEGYALVNMNQDVHINDIKNIVEDLGFKLIDVK
- a CDS encoding DUF3786 domain-containing protein, whose amino-acid sequence is MEDKKTNRAFNEMYIAARKRLENKSPVDIAKNTGVEFCEETSTFKIKSLDKIIELTYPSYETKEKLEDWHALILLHYLDIGDGTPLSFKAVHFGELKDGLIRGVRFDKTVEIELSRFLANKKPEEVIKVCKSLGGEVVKSKFDLCVVFYLFPYYPVTLNVWFADEEFEAVGKMLVDKSSDNYLTIEDAVLVGELMLRRILQRYDEVQL